The Tripterygium wilfordii isolate XIE 37 chromosome 17, ASM1340144v1, whole genome shotgun sequence genome has a window encoding:
- the LOC119981994 gene encoding leucine-rich repeat protein 2-like, whose translation MDSFSLLSFLALSLFVSPALSTNSEGNALHALRSRFSDPTNVLQSWDPTLVNPCTWFHVTCDSNNHVIRLDLGNSNISGTLGPELGQLQHLQYLELYRNDIGGKLPKELGNLKSLVSMDLYDNRFDGEIPKSFAKMKSLRFLRLNNNKLTGSIPRELTTLSHLNVFDVSNNDLCGTIPVDGPFAKFPMESFENTRLNGPELKGLVPYDFGC comes from the exons ATGGAttccttctctcttctctccttcctcgcTCTATCTCTCTTTGTTTCTCCTGCCCTATCCACCAACTCTGAAG GAAATGCTTTGCATGCTTTAAGAAGTAGGTTCTCAGACCCTACAAATGTGCTGCAGAGCTGGGACCCAACACTTGTCAATCCCTGCACTTGGTTTCATGTCACCTGTGATTCCAACAATCATGTGATTCGCTT GGATTTGGGAAATTCTAACATTTCTGGTACTTTGGGGCCAGAGCTTGGCCAGCTCCAGCATCTACAGTACTT GGAGCTGTACAGGAATGACATAGGAGGAAAACTTCCCAAGGAGTTGGGTAATTTAAAAAGCCTTGTTAGCATGGATTTGTATGACAATAGATTTGATGGAGAAATACCAAAGTCCTTTGCCAAAATGAAGTCACTCAGATTCCT TCGGCTAAACAATAACAAGCTAACAGGATCAATTCCGCGGGAGCTTACCACACTCTCACACCTCAACGTATT CGATGTTTCAAACAATGATCTCTGTGGAACAATTCCGGTTGACGGTCCTTTTGCCAAGTTTCCAATGGAAAG CTTTGAAAACACCAGGCTCAATGGACCAGAGCTGAAAGGCCTAGTACCCTATGATTTCGGATGCTAA